The Syntrophotalea acetylenivorans genome contains the following window.
AAGAGCAAGAAATAGAGTTCGCTTTCAAAGGCCAAGTCGGCCTCGGCCGCATCACGAGCAGCGGTATCGGCGGAGATGACCACATCCCCCAGCAGTTCGGGATGAAATTCTCCACCCTCTCCTTCTCGCATGGCAAATGATATCACGTTGGTCGGCCAGTCGCGCTGCAGGTAGTCGCGGTTGATCTCTCTGATCTGGGGATCGTCGACGATCACCACGGAAAGCTCGCCGTCAGGACATGCCAAGTCGTTTAAGATCTTCTGTGCTACCTTTTTTAGGTTCGCTTCCTCTATCTTTTGATTCTTTTGCCGGTTCTCCAGTTGAATCATCGCTGCTTTTCCTTTTGCCCTGTTCTTTTTTAACGGTTTCTTTTTTTGCCGGCTCTTTGTCCCGTTCTTTATGTACCGGTTCCGGATAATCAATACGGTGGTGAAAAATACCGGACAAAATACGGTTGAAGCTCTTGGCAATATTGTGCAAGTCCTTGAGGGTCAGTTCACATTCATCGAGTTGACCGTCAATAAAGATATTGTTGATGATCTTCTGTACCATGCCCTGTATTCGGGCCGGAGTCGGATCTGTCAACGTCCGGCTGGCGGCTTCAACGGCATCGGCCAGCATGATCAAGGCTGCCTCCCGGGTCTGGGGCTTGGGACCGGGATAACGATAATCACACTCGTCAACCTGTTGCGTTCCGGGCCCGGATTGATTCTTGGCCTTGTCATAGAAAAATTTTATCAGAGCGGTGCCATGATGTTGGTGAATAATATCAACAAGAGTCTCACCAAGCTTGCTTGCGCGAGCCGTATCGACGCCATCCTTGACATGGGACATGAGAATCAGAGCGCTCATGGATGGCGATAACTTGTCGTGCCGGTTCTCCTGGGCGCCGATATTTTCGACAAAATAA
Protein-coding sequences here:
- the ybeY gene encoding rRNA maturation RNase YbeY; translation: MIQLENRQKNQKIEEANLKKVAQKILNDLACPDGELSVVIVDDPQIREINRDYLQRDWPTNVISFAMREGEGGEFHPELLGDVVISADTAARDAAEADLAFESELYFLLLHGILHLFGYDHERGSEEDARCMEEKERTLFASIQAEFLPTL